One genomic segment of Anaerolineae bacterium includes these proteins:
- a CDS encoding YbaK/EbsC family protein, whose protein sequence is MAEPIQTPVTQALEAAGIPFAVRPHSRPVFTTEEAAEERGVRVSQIVKVMLAVDNQGRLLAVLIPGHRRLDLVRLRQSLGNPSVRLLPAEQIAGRTGLTVGAISPVGIQRWAQVMVDEEILEEEFVAISAGVPEAGLLLRTEDLLRIVPGTLGRFSQ, encoded by the coding sequence ATGGCCGAGCCTATCCAAACCCCGGTCACGCAGGCGCTGGAGGCCGCCGGCATCCCATTTGCCGTGCGGCCGCACAGCCGGCCGGTGTTCACCACGGAGGAAGCGGCCGAAGAGCGCGGCGTGCGCGTCTCCCAGATCGTCAAGGTCATGCTGGCGGTGGATAACCAGGGCCGGCTGTTGGCGGTGCTCATCCCTGGCCACCGCCGGCTCGACCTGGTACGTCTGCGCCAAAGCCTCGGCAACCCCTCGGTCCGCCTTCTGCCGGCGGAACAAATCGCCGGCCGCACCGGCCTGACCGTAGGCGCCATCTCGCCGGTGGGCATCCAGCGCTGGGCACAGGTGATGGTGGATGAGGAAATACTGGAGGAAGAGTTCGTGGCCATCAGCGCCGGCGTGCCCGAGGCCGGCCTCCTCCTGCGCACCGAGGACCTCCTGCGTATTGTGCCGGGGACACTGGGGCGGTTCTCCCAGTAG